The following proteins come from a genomic window of Pseudomonas sp. Z8(2022):
- a CDS encoding membrane-bound PQQ-dependent dehydrogenase, glucose/quinate/shikimate family produces MTESNYAQPLRITLTAWAAIVLGALLGLGGAYLLWLGGSCYYLLAGIGLLLVGVLIRRRQRAALWLYALVLLASLVWTIYEVRFDWWQMAPRIDLWCVLGLWLLLPWVNRHIAPGQPWRDGASVLLGIGLLLGAGMAVYSLTQDYHRLPGYFDESRMAAAGTASRSASQWTAYGGSSRGERYTSAEQITTANVGRLKKAWEFHTGDLPGEGDPGEITNQVTPLKVGDNLFVCTPHSIAIAVDADTGEERWRFDPAINRKAEYYQHMTCRGLAYHDGSPMNAVQDGEAPQSSSAAAPRCTQRLFLPTNDATLYALDVHDGKPCEDFGAAGMVDLKVGLGDDALGVYLPTSPPVVTEKLVIVGGSVTDNGSVDSPGGVIRAYDVRSGELVWNFDPGRPEATEPLPAGETYVRSTPNSWTIATADEALGLVYIPMGNQTPDQWGVPRSPEAERFTAALVALELETGRVRWEFRTVHHDLWDRDLPSQPTLVDIDGPDGAVPAIIQPTKRGDLYVLDRRSGEPVVPVNELLVPQGAVEGDFTAPTQPASKLTYAPDEPLHERDMWGGTPFDQLICRIQFHQLRYEGDFTPPSEQGSLIYPGNVGVFNWPSVAVDPQRQILFGAPNYLAFVSRLVKRKAGDERPGSGGSERGLQPNLGAPYMVSLEPFLSPLGLPCQAPPWGSVTAVDLRSMEKVWQRKNGTSRDSAPLGIPLTVGVPALGGPLVTASGLGFLSGTLDYYLRAYDLRTGEELWKDRLPAGGQATPMSYVSEKTGKQYVVVMAGGHGSFGTRLGDSLVAWTLEEE; encoded by the coding sequence ATGACCGAGAGCAACTACGCGCAGCCCCTGCGCATCACACTGACGGCCTGGGCGGCTATCGTTCTGGGCGCGCTGCTGGGGCTTGGTGGCGCATATCTGCTGTGGCTGGGCGGGTCCTGCTACTACCTGCTGGCGGGTATTGGCCTGCTGCTGGTGGGCGTGCTGATTCGTCGTCGCCAGCGTGCGGCGCTGTGGTTGTATGCCCTGGTGCTGCTGGCGAGCCTGGTCTGGACAATTTACGAGGTGCGTTTCGACTGGTGGCAAATGGCGCCGCGCATCGACCTGTGGTGCGTGCTCGGCCTGTGGCTGCTGCTGCCCTGGGTAAACCGGCACATCGCGCCTGGGCAGCCCTGGCGTGACGGTGCCAGCGTGCTGCTGGGTATCGGCCTGCTGCTGGGCGCGGGCATGGCGGTCTATTCACTGACGCAGGATTACCATCGTCTGCCCGGTTACTTCGACGAGTCGCGCATGGCCGCTGCGGGAACAGCCAGTCGCTCCGCCAGCCAATGGACTGCTTACGGCGGCTCGTCGCGAGGCGAGCGCTACACCAGCGCCGAACAGATCACCACGGCCAATGTCGGACGGCTGAAGAAGGCCTGGGAGTTTCACACGGGGGACCTGCCGGGTGAGGGCGACCCAGGCGAGATTACCAACCAGGTGACGCCGCTGAAGGTCGGTGACAACCTGTTCGTCTGTACGCCGCACAGCATCGCCATCGCCGTGGACGCCGACACCGGCGAGGAGCGTTGGCGCTTCGATCCGGCGATCAATCGTAAGGCCGAGTATTACCAGCACATGACCTGCCGTGGCCTGGCTTACCACGACGGCAGTCCGATGAATGCGGTTCAGGATGGCGAGGCGCCGCAATCGTCATCAGCGGCGGCGCCGCGCTGTACTCAGCGGCTTTTCCTGCCGACCAACGATGCCACGCTCTACGCGCTCGATGTGCATGACGGCAAGCCCTGCGAGGACTTCGGTGCGGCCGGCATGGTCGATCTCAAGGTGGGCCTGGGCGACGATGCCCTGGGCGTCTACCTGCCCACCTCGCCGCCGGTGGTGACCGAGAAGCTGGTGATAGTCGGCGGTTCGGTGACCGACAACGGCTCGGTGGATTCGCCGGGCGGGGTGATCCGCGCCTATGACGTACGCAGTGGTGAACTGGTGTGGAACTTCGATCCTGGCCGCCCCGAGGCCACCGAGCCTCTGCCGGCTGGCGAGACCTATGTGCGCAGCACACCGAACTCCTGGACCATCGCCACGGCGGATGAGGCGCTGGGCCTGGTCTACATTCCCATGGGCAACCAGACACCCGATCAATGGGGCGTGCCGCGAAGCCCCGAGGCCGAGCGTTTCACCGCGGCGCTGGTGGCGCTGGAGCTGGAAACCGGGCGGGTTCGCTGGGAATTCCGTACCGTGCATCACGATCTGTGGGACCGTGACCTGCCGTCCCAGCCCACCCTGGTGGATATCGACGGCCCCGATGGAGCGGTGCCGGCGATCATCCAGCCGACCAAGCGCGGCGACCTGTATGTGCTGGACCGGCGCAGCGGCGAGCCCGTGGTGCCGGTCAACGAGCTGCTGGTGCCGCAGGGGGCCGTTGAAGGCGACTTCACCGCACCGACCCAGCCGGCATCGAAACTCACCTATGCCCCGGATGAACCACTGCATGAGCGCGACATGTGGGGCGGAACGCCATTCGATCAGCTGATCTGCCGCATCCAGTTCCACCAGCTGCGGTATGAGGGTGACTTCACTCCGCCGTCGGAGCAGGGCTCGCTGATCTATCCGGGCAACGTCGGCGTGTTCAACTGGCCCTCGGTGGCAGTCGATCCGCAGCGGCAGATCCTCTTTGGGGCCCCCAACTACCTGGCGTTCGTGTCGCGGCTGGTCAAGCGCAAGGCGGGTGACGAGCGTCCCGGATCCGGGGGCAGTGAACGTGGTTTGCAACCCAACCTCGGTGCGCCTTACATGGTCAGCCTGGAGCCTTTCCTGTCGCCGCTGGGGCTGCCTTGCCAGGCGCCGCCATGGGGTTCTGTCACGGCGGTCGACCTGCGCAGCATGGAAAAGGTCTGGCAGCGCAAGAACGGCACCAGCCGTGACAGTGCTCCGCTCGGCATTCCTCTGACGGTGGGCGTACCGGCGCTCGGCGGGCCGCTGGTCACCGCCAGTGGCCTGGGCTTTCTCAGCGGTACGCTGGACTACTACCTGCGTGCCTACGACCTGCGCACCGGCGAAGAGCTGTGGAAGGACAGATTGCCGGCAGGTGGCCAGGCGACGCCGATGAGCTACGTCTCGGAAAAGACCGGCAAGCAGTATGTGGTGGTGATGGCCGGCGGGCACGGCTCGTTCGGCACGCGCCTGGGCGATTCACTGGTGGCCTGGACGCTGGAGGAGGAGTAG
- the cobB gene encoding Sir2 family NAD+-dependent deacetylase, whose translation MAHPNIVILTGAGISAESGIRTFRAADGLWEEHRIEEVATPEGFARDPALVQRFYDMRRAQLRDPAIAPNAGHLALAELEARWQGEFLLVTQNVDNLHERAGSRRLLHMHGELQSMLCSNSQQRFPLFDDMPVSQACACCGLVGTLRPDIVWFGEMPYHMERIYDALEQCELFVSIGTSGHVYPAAGFVEQARQAGAHTLEINLEPSLGHSLFDEKRYGPASEQLPRWVAELLSS comes from the coding sequence ATGGCCCACCCGAACATCGTCATTCTGACCGGCGCCGGTATCTCCGCCGAGAGCGGCATCCGTACCTTCCGCGCCGCTGACGGACTCTGGGAAGAACACCGTATCGAAGAGGTAGCCACCCCCGAAGGCTTCGCCCGCGACCCGGCGCTGGTGCAGCGTTTCTACGACATGCGTCGTGCCCAGCTACGCGATCCGGCCATTGCACCGAATGCCGGACATCTGGCCCTGGCAGAGCTGGAGGCGCGCTGGCAGGGTGAATTCCTGCTGGTCACGCAGAACGTCGACAACCTGCACGAACGCGCCGGCTCCAGGCGCCTGCTGCACATGCATGGCGAATTGCAGTCGATGCTGTGCAGCAACAGTCAACAGCGTTTTCCGCTCTTCGACGATATGCCTGTCAGCCAGGCGTGCGCCTGCTGCGGCCTGGTCGGCACCCTGCGTCCGGATATCGTCTGGTTCGGCGAGATGCCCTATCACATGGAGCGCATCTATGACGCGCTGGAGCAGTGCGAGCTGTTCGTCAGCATCGGCACCTCGGGTCATGTGTACCCGGCGGCGGGTTTCGTCGAACAGGCGCGCCAGGCCGGCGCGCATACCCTGGAGATCAACCTGGAGCCGAGCCTGGGTCACTCACTGTTCGACGAGAAACGCTACGGCCCGGCCAGCGAACAGCTGCCCCGCTGGGTGGCGGAACTGTTGAGTAGCTGA
- a CDS encoding AsmA family protein — protein sequence MRQVRKLMGALFATFLLLVAALMLLLVLFDWNRARPLINEQVSAALNRPFAIEGDLRVIWQREADLQGPSGWVPWPNFAAEHLRLGNPDWAQGDTFVSLDSVRLRLSLLPLLWKTVSIPSIELGAPIVDLQRLADGRANWVFDLGREQEDEQSSPWTLDIGTIAFDQGQVKLDDKVSDTRLEVAVQPLGEPIPFADIVGKDAAGRLAESNASAQDYAFAWQTEGSFRGQPLTGSGKVGGLLALHDASRPFPLQADVRIDATRIRVAGSLSDPQSLGALDLRLQLSGASLGHLYPLTGVTLPDTPAYSTDGHLQADLRDADGATFRYLGFNGRIGDSDIHGDLTFVAGQPRAKLSGSLTSRQLLFSDLAPLIGADSSADKRERGERDTQPANKVLPVAEFRTDRWRAMDADVRFVGQRIVHSEQLPISDLDTHVLLNDGVLSLEPLRFGMAGGALDAQIHLDGATTPLQGQMRLRARDLGLKQLFPTFAPMQTSLGKLNGDARISGRGNSVAALLGSADGELNMLINDGAVSRGLMEIAGLNVGNYLVGRLFGDEDVKIHCAAADLGIKGGLMSTRLFVIDTDNAVIKVDGSANFASERLDFTITPSTKGFRIFSLRSPLYVRGTFKAPSPGVQATPLALRGAGLVALGVAVAPAAGLLALVAPSAGDEPSQCEPLLKQIRGG from the coding sequence GTGCGCCAGGTTCGCAAGCTGATGGGCGCGTTGTTCGCCACTTTTCTGCTGCTGGTGGCGGCGCTGATGCTGCTTCTGGTGCTGTTCGACTGGAATCGCGCGCGTCCGCTGATCAATGAGCAGGTTTCGGCGGCGCTGAATCGACCCTTCGCCATCGAAGGCGATCTGCGGGTGATCTGGCAGCGCGAAGCCGACCTTCAGGGGCCGAGCGGCTGGGTGCCATGGCCGAATTTCGCTGCCGAGCACCTGCGTCTGGGCAATCCGGACTGGGCGCAGGGCGACACTTTCGTCAGTCTCGACAGCGTGCGTTTGCGCCTGTCGCTCCTGCCACTGTTGTGGAAGACGGTGAGCATCCCGAGTATCGAACTCGGTGCGCCGATCGTCGATTTGCAGCGCCTGGCCGATGGGCGCGCCAACTGGGTGTTCGATCTGGGCCGCGAGCAGGAGGACGAACAGAGCAGTCCCTGGACGCTGGATATCGGCACCATCGCGTTCGACCAGGGCCAGGTGAAGCTGGATGACAAGGTCAGCGATACCCGCCTGGAGGTGGCGGTCCAGCCGCTTGGCGAGCCCATTCCTTTTGCCGATATCGTCGGCAAGGACGCTGCCGGGCGTCTGGCCGAGAGCAATGCCAGCGCGCAGGATTACGCCTTCGCCTGGCAGACCGAGGGTAGCTTTCGCGGCCAGCCGCTGACCGGGAGCGGCAAGGTCGGCGGCCTTCTGGCGCTGCATGATGCCTCGCGACCTTTCCCGTTACAGGCGGATGTGCGTATCGACGCTACTCGTATTCGTGTCGCCGGCAGCCTGAGCGACCCGCAGAGTCTGGGCGCGCTGGATCTTCGTCTGCAACTGTCCGGCGCCAGTCTGGGGCATCTCTATCCGCTTACCGGCGTCACCCTGCCGGATACGCCGGCCTACAGCACCGACGGTCACCTGCAGGCCGATCTGCGGGATGCCGACGGGGCGACCTTCCGCTATCTGGGCTTCAACGGGCGTATCGGCGACAGCGACATTCACGGCGATCTGACCTTCGTTGCGGGGCAGCCACGAGCGAAACTGTCCGGCAGCCTGACCTCTAGGCAGCTGCTGTTCAGCGATCTGGCGCCGCTGATCGGCGCGGATTCCAGCGCCGACAAGCGTGAGCGTGGTGAACGCGATACGCAGCCGGCGAACAAGGTCCTGCCGGTCGCGGAGTTCCGTACCGACCGCTGGCGTGCGATGGATGCCGACGTGCGCTTCGTCGGCCAGCGCATCGTGCACAGCGAGCAGCTGCCGATCAGCGATCTGGACACCCATGTGCTGCTCAACGACGGCGTGCTCAGTCTCGAGCCGCTGCGCTTCGGCATGGCCGGCGGCGCGCTCGATGCGCAGATTCACCTCGATGGCGCGACCACGCCGTTGCAGGGGCAGATGCGCCTGCGCGCGCGCGATCTCGGGCTCAAGCAGCTGTTCCCCACCTTTGCGCCGATGCAGACCAGCCTTGGCAAGTTGAACGGCGATGCGCGCATCAGCGGTCGCGGCAACTCGGTGGCAGCCCTGCTCGGCAGTGCCGATGGTGAGCTGAACATGCTGATCAACGATGGCGCGGTCAGTCGCGGGCTGATGGAGATCGCCGGGCTGAATGTCGGCAACTACCTGGTGGGTCGGCTGTTCGGCGACGAGGATGTGAAGATCCACTGCGCGGCAGCCGATCTCGGCATCAAGGGTGGGCTGATGAGCACGCGGCTGTTCGTCATCGATACCGACAACGCGGTGATCAAGGTCGACGGTAGCGCCAACTTCGCCAGCGAGCGGCTGGATTTCACCATCACACCGTCGACCAAGGGCTTCCGCATCTTTTCCCTGCGCTCGCCGCTCTACGTACGCGGCACGTTCAAGGCGCCGTCGCCGGGGGTACAGGCGACACCGCTGGCGTTGCGCGGTGCCGGGCTGGTGGCATTGGGTGTAGCCGTGGCGCCGGCAGCCGGTTTGCTGGCCTTGGTGGCGCCCAGTGCGGGAGACGAGCCTAGCCAGTGCGAGCCGTTGTTGAAGCAGATCCGCGGCGGCTAG
- a CDS encoding TatD family hydrolase: MRLIDTHTHLDFPDFDADRTEVLARSRALGVQRLVVLGVYQANWQRLWHLVEANEDLHAAFGLHPVYLDDHQPQHLDELRDWLSRLAGHRKLCAVGEFGLDYYLEALDRQRQQALFEAQLELAIEFQLPALLHVRRAHAATIATLKRFRPKRGGIIHAFAGSYEEAREYIKLGFRLGLGGAATWPQANRLRKVVAQLPEQSIVLETDAPDMAPAMHPHQRNSPEYLADICAELAALRGVTPEELAAASSRNAHELFGWD; encoded by the coding sequence ATGCGCCTGATCGACACCCACACCCACCTGGACTTCCCCGACTTCGACGCTGACCGCACCGAGGTACTCGCACGCAGCCGTGCGCTGGGCGTACAGCGACTGGTGGTACTCGGGGTCTACCAGGCCAACTGGCAGCGCCTGTGGCATCTGGTCGAGGCAAACGAGGACCTGCATGCCGCGTTCGGTTTGCACCCGGTGTATCTGGATGATCACCAGCCGCAGCACCTCGACGAACTGCGCGACTGGCTGAGCAGACTGGCTGGCCACCGCAAGCTCTGCGCCGTCGGTGAATTCGGCCTGGATTACTACCTGGAAGCACTGGATCGGCAGCGCCAGCAAGCTCTCTTCGAAGCGCAGCTTGAACTGGCAATCGAGTTCCAGTTGCCGGCACTGCTACACGTGCGCCGCGCGCACGCCGCCACCATCGCCACGCTCAAGCGCTTTCGCCCGAAACGCGGCGGCATCATCCATGCGTTCGCCGGCAGCTACGAAGAAGCGCGTGAGTATATCAAGCTGGGCTTTCGCCTAGGCCTCGGCGGCGCCGCTACCTGGCCGCAGGCCAATCGCCTGCGCAAGGTGGTGGCGCAGCTACCGGAGCAATCCATCGTGCTGGAGACCGACGCTCCGGACATGGCGCCGGCCATGCACCCACACCAGCGCAACAGCCCCGAATACCTGGCGGACATCTGCGCCGAGCTGGCAGCGTTGCGCGGCGTTACGCCCGAAGAGCTGGCAGCTGCCAGCAGCCGCAATGCGCATGAGCTGTTCGGCTGGGATTAG
- a CDS encoding methyl-accepting chemotaxis protein → MTVSFQAHSRDELGELGQVFNQTVKRIHDLIERVGHTVGEVGGQADRVEMVSGESNQAVASQRAQIEQVATAMNEMSATAQEVARSAAAAVASAQGVNQETVSGRELVEQQVGAIQRLAGEIDQSVAVINQLASDSASISQVLDVIKGIAEQTNLLALNAAIEAARAGEQGRGFAVVADEVRNLAKRTQQSTEEIEAMIARLQGGVAAAVKAMNASHQTADGTMSESGKVQQALENILGAVGMIVDQNQQIAAAAEQQTAVAHDIDQNIVEINHAGERTAAGASQTEQASRELSELVVRLKQLIGAFRV, encoded by the coding sequence ATGACGGTCAGCTTCCAGGCGCACAGCCGCGATGAGCTGGGTGAGCTGGGCCAGGTATTCAACCAGACCGTGAAACGCATTCATGACCTGATCGAGCGTGTCGGCCATACCGTGGGCGAGGTGGGTGGGCAGGCCGACCGGGTCGAAATGGTTTCGGGTGAGAGCAACCAGGCCGTGGCCAGCCAGCGCGCGCAGATCGAACAGGTGGCGACGGCGATGAATGAGATGTCCGCCACCGCCCAGGAAGTGGCGCGCAGCGCTGCCGCAGCAGTGGCCAGTGCGCAGGGCGTGAATCAGGAAACGGTCAGTGGCCGTGAGCTGGTCGAGCAACAGGTGGGCGCGATCCAGCGGCTGGCGGGCGAAATCGACCAGTCGGTAGCAGTGATCAACCAGCTGGCCAGCGACAGTGCGTCGATCAGCCAGGTGCTGGACGTGATCAAGGGGATTGCCGAGCAGACCAACCTGCTCGCGCTCAATGCCGCCATCGAGGCGGCGCGTGCGGGAGAGCAGGGCCGTGGTTTCGCCGTAGTGGCCGACGAGGTGCGCAACCTGGCCAAGCGTACCCAGCAGTCCACCGAGGAGATCGAGGCGATGATCGCCAGGCTGCAGGGCGGTGTCGCCGCTGCGGTCAAGGCAATGAATGCCAGTCACCAGACGGCCGATGGCACCATGAGCGAGTCGGGCAAGGTGCAGCAGGCACTGGAGAACATTCTTGGCGCCGTGGGCATGATCGTCGACCAGAACCAGCAGATCGCCGCCGCAGCCGAGCAGCAGACGGCGGTAGCGCACGACATCGATCAGAACATCGTCGAGATCAACCATGCCGGTGAGCGCACGGCTGCCGGCGCCAGCCAGACCGAACAGGCCAGTCGCGAACTGAGCGAACTGGTAGTACGGCTCAAGCAGTTGATCGGAGCATTCCGCGTCTGA
- the ampE gene encoding regulatory signaling modulator protein AmpE — translation MSFLVILLVLWAEKFSAWRLRIQQDGPWLRQLQRLQQGGLQQAPWLCLAVLVLLPVLALGLLLLLLKPLAYGWLALPVHLLVLIYSLGRGDLLAALGPFRDAWRRGDGQAAYHAAERDLRLQPEEGTELLPQVQGHLLWQAYQSFFAVIFWYLMLGPMAALAYRLLALSAEHAEQPALRERAVQLRHAFDWLPSRVLASSFALVGNFVAVSRAVLHELLSWDISAAQLVAKAGRAAGEMPPPVMGEAGVDTLDQLWQLLIRAAVVWYAGYAVWVLFF, via the coding sequence ATGAGTTTTCTGGTGATTCTGCTGGTGCTGTGGGCCGAGAAATTTTCCGCCTGGCGCCTGCGTATCCAGCAGGACGGTCCCTGGCTGAGGCAACTGCAACGCCTGCAACAGGGCGGGCTGCAGCAGGCTCCATGGTTGTGCCTGGCCGTTCTGGTTCTGTTGCCGGTGTTGGCGCTGGGACTGCTTCTGCTGCTGCTCAAGCCGCTGGCCTATGGTTGGCTGGCCTTGCCGGTGCATCTGCTGGTGCTGATCTACAGCCTGGGGCGTGGTGATCTGCTCGCGGCGCTGGGGCCGTTTCGTGATGCCTGGCGGCGCGGTGATGGTCAGGCTGCCTACCACGCGGCCGAACGTGACCTGAGATTGCAGCCGGAGGAGGGCACCGAGTTGCTGCCTCAGGTTCAGGGACATCTGCTATGGCAGGCCTATCAGAGCTTTTTCGCAGTGATCTTCTGGTATCTGATGCTGGGGCCGATGGCTGCGCTGGCCTATCGTCTGCTGGCGCTGAGTGCCGAACATGCTGAGCAGCCGGCCCTGCGTGAGCGCGCCGTGCAGCTGCGCCATGCCTTCGACTGGTTGCCGTCGCGGGTGCTGGCTTCGAGCTTTGCGCTGGTCGGCAACTTCGTCGCCGTCAGCCGCGCTGTGCTGCATGAGCTGCTGAGTTGGGACATTTCTGCCGCACAACTGGTGGCCAAGGCCGGGCGTGCAGCCGGCGAGATGCCGCCTCCGGTGATGGGCGAGGCCGGCGTCGATACGCTGGACCAGCTCTGGCAGTTGCTGATTCGTGCTGCGGTGGTCTGGTACGCCGGTTACGCGGTCTGGGTGCTGTTTTTCTAG
- the ampD gene encoding 1,6-anhydro-N-acetylmuramyl-L-alanine amidase AmpD gives MQLDPTTGWFQGVHHCPSPNFNARPTGEISLLVVHNISLPPGQFGTGKVLEFFQNRLPTHEHPFFAEIATLQVSAHFFIERDGRVTQFVSCLDRAWHAGVSWFEGRDNCNDFSLGVELEGTDDLPYSDAQYARLAELTRQLLDAYPALSTQRIRGHCDIAPGRKTDPGPAFDWSRLHAELKER, from the coding sequence ATGCAACTCGACCCCACGACCGGCTGGTTTCAGGGTGTTCATCACTGCCCCTCGCCGAATTTCAATGCTCGCCCCACGGGCGAGATCTCCCTGCTGGTGGTGCACAACATCAGCCTGCCGCCCGGGCAGTTCGGAACGGGCAAGGTGCTGGAATTCTTCCAGAACCGTCTGCCGACACACGAGCATCCCTTCTTTGCCGAGATTGCGACTCTGCAGGTTTCCGCGCATTTCTTCATCGAGCGTGATGGCAGGGTGACCCAGTTCGTCTCCTGCCTGGATCGCGCCTGGCACGCCGGGGTTTCCTGGTTCGAGGGGCGCGACAACTGCAACGACTTTTCATTGGGTGTGGAGCTGGAAGGGACGGATGATCTGCCCTACAGCGATGCGCAATACGCCCGACTCGCGGAGCTGACGCGGCAATTGCTGGATGCCTATCCGGCCTTGTCGACGCAGCGTATCCGTGGTCACTGCGACATCGCCCCCGGACGCAAGACCGATCCGGGCCCCGCGTTCGACTGGTCGCGTCTGCATGCCGAACTGAAGGAGAGGTAG
- a CDS encoding DUF1631 domain-containing protein, which translates to MKTDANVVHLTKATAELSPTSPVGRLPVALIQVRDKAAQQLKQNLQSLFDNADDTLFEMADRATSNAEQNAFFEAMRDLRLKRKNIERGFLQKVFESFSNLNQYEIGKQQPTLDAVSFDSLSLVQNDELEETVALDAMVAKVMSRDAVALGHLTTRLNAVVSKKLDDKSNPLGPTLLSEYFLDACSGLGVEIKVKLIILKLFEKYVLGSCDILYAEANQALVSAGVLPELKSAPPRRQQRPAASAYTQAPDEEGIPLLEGADQGVQEVFGVLQDLLSQVRGSAMPRRAQVADALPITSNDLMRLLSHMQQRAPAQASVEDFDLRDQLERLLERASAKSGKARVVGEVDEDVINLVSMLFEFILDDRTLPDSLKALIGRLQIPMLKVAVLDKTFFSRGSHPARRLLNEIASAALGWVDQDDAQRDSLYQKIEQVVQRLLNDFVDDPAIFSELLAEFMAFTGDERRRSELLEQRTRDAEEGSAKAELARREVEQALNERLLGKTLPEVVVRLLQEAWSKVLMLTCLKHGVDSDEWRSALQTMDDLVWSVTPHEDPEARLRLLELVPGMLKALREGMASAAFDPFSTSEFFSQLEALHVQAFQRFKRAAPELGAAPDEPATTTDAAQAGIELPLLELPTAEEVEDAPAMVEVVEEIVLLAPGQTRPEEPDVVLPDDDEALLQVDSLRVGSWVEFQEDDEHKLRCKLAAIIKPTGKYVFVNRTGMKVLEKSRNALAVEFRRNTIRLLDDALLFDRALESVIGNLRKLKNA; encoded by the coding sequence ATGAAGACCGACGCGAACGTGGTGCACCTTACCAAGGCCACCGCTGAGCTATCGCCAACTTCGCCGGTAGGAAGACTGCCCGTGGCGCTGATTCAGGTGCGTGACAAAGCCGCGCAACAGCTCAAGCAGAATCTGCAGAGCCTGTTCGATAACGCCGACGATACCCTCTTCGAGATGGCGGATCGGGCGACCAGCAATGCCGAGCAGAACGCCTTTTTCGAGGCCATGCGTGACTTGCGCCTGAAACGCAAGAACATCGAACGTGGTTTCCTGCAGAAGGTGTTCGAGTCCTTCTCCAATCTCAATCAGTATGAAATCGGCAAGCAGCAGCCGACGCTGGATGCAGTGTCGTTCGACAGTCTGAGCCTGGTACAGAACGACGAGCTTGAGGAGACCGTGGCGCTGGACGCCATGGTGGCCAAGGTCATGAGCCGTGATGCCGTGGCGCTCGGTCATCTCACCACGCGCCTCAATGCGGTCGTCAGCAAGAAACTCGACGACAAGAGCAACCCGCTCGGTCCGACCCTGCTCAGTGAATATTTCCTCGATGCCTGCAGCGGACTGGGCGTGGAGATCAAGGTCAAGCTGATCATCCTCAAGCTGTTCGAGAAATACGTGCTGGGCAGCTGCGACATTCTATATGCCGAGGCCAATCAGGCTCTGGTCAGCGCTGGGGTACTGCCGGAGCTGAAGTCCGCGCCGCCGCGCCGCCAGCAGCGTCCTGCGGCTTCTGCCTATACCCAGGCCCCGGACGAGGAAGGTATTCCCTTGCTCGAAGGTGCCGATCAGGGCGTTCAGGAAGTGTTCGGAGTGCTGCAGGATCTGCTCTCGCAGGTGCGTGGCTCCGCGATGCCGCGCCGCGCTCAGGTGGCCGATGCGCTACCGATCACCAGCAACGACCTGATGCGCCTGCTTTCGCACATGCAGCAGCGTGCCCCGGCGCAGGCCAGTGTCGAGGACTTCGATCTGCGTGATCAGCTCGAGCGTCTGCTCGAGCGTGCCAGTGCCAAGAGCGGCAAGGCGCGTGTGGTTGGTGAAGTCGATGAGGACGTGATCAACCTGGTGTCGATGCTGTTCGAATTCATTCTCGATGATCGCACCCTGCCGGATTCGCTCAAGGCACTGATCGGCCGCCTGCAGATCCCGATGCTCAAGGTCGCGGTGCTGGACAAGACCTTCTTCAGCCGCGGCAGCCACCCGGCTCGCCGTCTGCTCAACGAAATTGCTTCCGCGGCACTGGGCTGGGTCGATCAGGACGATGCGCAGCGTGACAGCCTGTATCAGAAGATCGAACAGGTGGTGCAGCGCCTGCTGAACGACTTCGTCGACGATCCGGCGATCTTTTCCGAGCTGCTGGCCGAGTTCATGGCATTCACCGGCGACGAACGCCGTCGCAGCGAACTGCTGGAGCAGCGTACCCGCGATGCCGAAGAGGGCAGCGCCAAAGCCGAACTGGCACGCCGTGAGGTGGAGCAAGCGCTGAACGAGCGGCTGCTGGGCAAGACCTTGCCGGAAGTGGTGGTGCGTCTGCTGCAGGAGGCCTGGAGCAAGGTGCTGATGCTCACCTGCCTCAAGCATGGTGTGGACTCGGACGAATGGCGCTCTGCTCTGCAGACCATGGATGATCTGGTCTGGAGCGTCACTCCGCATGAAGATCCCGAGGCGCGTCTGCGCCTGCTGGAGCTGGTGCCCGGTATGCTCAAGGCGCTGCGTGAGGGTATGGCCAGCGCGGCGTTCGATCCGTTCTCCACCAGCGAGTTCTTCAGTCAGCTGGAGGCACTGCATGTGCAGGCCTTCCAGCGTTTCAAGCGTGCCGCTCCCGAGCTGGGGGCCGCGCCGGACGAACCCGCGACTACCACAGACGCCGCACAGGCTGGTATTGAACTGCCGCTGCTGGAGTTGCCGACTGCGGAAGAAGTCGAAGATGCGCCGGCCATGGTCGAGGTGGTCGAGGAGATCGTCCTGTTGGCACCGGGGCAGACCCGCCCTGAGGAGCCGGACGTTGTCTTGCCGGACGACGATGAGGCGCTGCTGCAGGTCGATAGCCTGCGCGTGGGCAGCTGGGTCGAGTTCCAGGAAGATGACGAGCACAAGCTGCGCTGCAAACTGGCGGCGATCATCAAGCCCACCGGCAAGTACGTCTTCGTCAACCGTACCGGTATGAAGGTGCTGGAGAAGAGTCGTAATGCGCTGGCCGTGGAATTCCGTCGCAATACGATCCGCCTGCTTGACGATGCCCTGTTGTTCGATCGTGCCCTGGAGTCGGTGATCGGCAACCTGCGCAAGTTGAAGAACGCCTGA